A genomic region of Arachis hypogaea cultivar Tifrunner chromosome 5, arahy.Tifrunner.gnm2.J5K5, whole genome shotgun sequence contains the following coding sequences:
- the LOC112802414 gene encoding protein-S-isoprenylcysteine O-methyltransferase B translates to MTEIFSYTACRQLSQMFLAILFFHTSEFILAIVIHGRSNVTLSSLLISAHYILAMIFSLAEYIFEIVFFPELKEYWVISNVGLTVVVIGEVIRKLAILTAGHAFTHLIRTHRHDDHRLVTHGIYGFMRHPGYSGFFIWSVGTQIMLCNPISVVAFAVVVWRFFAKRIPYEEYFLRRFFGRDYKEYAKKVGSGVPFIN, encoded by the coding sequence ATGACAGAAATCTTCAGCTACACAGCTTGCAGACAGTTATCTCAGATGTTCCTTGCAATACTTTTCTTTCACACTTCtgaattcattctagcaatcgTTATTCATGGGAGATCAAATGTAACCCTGAGTTCCCTTCTAATTAGTGCACACTATATTTTGGCAATGATCTTTTCATTGGCAGAATACATTTTTGAGATTGTTTTCTTTCCAGAGTTAAAGGAATATTGGGTTATTAGTAATGTGGGCCTGACAGTAGTTGTGATTGGGGAAGTTATAAGGAAGTTGGCTATTTTAACAGCAGGGCACGCCTTTACTCATCTTATAAGGACTCACCGTCATGATGATCACCGCCTGGTTACTCACGGTATATATGGATTTATGCGCCATCCAGGGTACTCTGGTTTCTTCATTTGGTCTGTTGGTACTCAAATAATGCTTTGCAACCCCATATCAGTTGTTGCATTTGCAGTTGTTGTCTGGCGCTTTTTCGCTAAGCGAATACCCTATGAAGAGTATTTCCTGAGGCGGTTTTTCGGACGTGACTACAAGGAATATGCCAAAAAAGTGGGGTCTGGGGTTCCCTTTATTAATTGA
- the LOC112802413 gene encoding DNA polymerase epsilon subunit B — MSASTRKKVQRKCKIRGRVLKVEALDEILSFVSRFEGSDEDEAIDLLLDELELELESQKSTIIEKEPVHRVVSRLLEADAAVEESSDPCSAGGSAIRVVDAFLVPKFRYDPIRKQFYEHTGSLPIHGDASAKAALYRDRFLLLFQRLSRDQNFSKPAFESEFSHFGSCEISPIQSLVGQTGRKWVMGVISQLEDGHFYLEDLTASVEINLSNAKITTGFFSENTIVVAEGEMLASGIFQVLTCGFPPLEDRDKSLRQIAGHDFFGSGTLTKEETIRLADMEKKAVNDMFVILSDIWLDNEEAMGKLETVLDGFESVEVVPSLFVFMGNFSSHPCNLAFHAYSTLRSQFGKLGQLIAAHPRLTEHSKFLFIPGPDDAGPSTVLPRRALPKYLTEELQNHIPNAIFSSNPCRVKFYTQEIVFFRQDMLYRMRRSCLMPPSMEETDDPFQHLVATMTHQSHLCPLPLTVQPIIWNYDHCLYLYPTPHTIVLGDRSQQKAFKYTGITCFNTGSFSIDSTFVAYRPCSQEVELSAL; from the exons atGAGTGCTTCGACGAGGAAGAAGGTGCAGAGGAAGTGCAAGATCAGAGGGCGCGTCCTCAAAGTCGAAGCTCTTGACGAGATCCTCTCCTTCGTCTCTCGATTCGAAGGCTCCGATGAGGACGAAGCCATCGATCTCCTCCTCGACGAACTCGAACTCGAACTCGAATCTC aGAAATCCACTATAATCGAGAAAGAGCCGGTGCACCGTGTGGTGAGCCGGCTGTTGGAAGCTGATGCGGCTGTCGAGGAGAGCTCCGATCCATGCTCTGCCGGCGGTTCTGCCATTCGCGTCGTCGATGCGTTCCTGGTCCCCAAGTTCAGATACGACCCTATTAGAAAGCAGTTCTACGA GCACACAGGCAGCTTGCCTATTCATGGTGACGCATCAGCAAAAGCGGCCTTGTATAGGGATAGGTTTTTGTTGTTGTTCCAGAGGCTCTCTCGAGATCAGAATTTTTCGAAACCTGCTTTTGAATCAGAATTTTCACATTTTGGGAGCTGTGAG ATATCTCCTATCCAATCTCTGGTTGGACAAACGGGTAGAAAATGGGTAATGGGAGTAATATCTCAGCTGGAGGATGGACATTTTTATTTAGAAGATCTTACCGCTTCAGttgaaattaatttgtctaatgcT AAGATAACTACAGGATTCTTTTCTGAGAACACCATAGTTGTTGCTGAAGGCGAGATGCTGGCATCGGGAATATTTCAG GTGTTAACGTGTGGATTTCCCCCACTGGAGGATAGGGATAAGTCACTTAGACAAATTGCAGGGCATGATTTTTTCGGTAGTGGTACTTTAACGAAAGAGGAAACT ATCAGACTGGCAGACATGGAGAAAAAAGCAGTCAATGATATGTTTGTTATTCTGTCTGATATTTGGCTAGACAATGAAGAG GCTATGGGAAAGCTGGAGACTGTGCTTGATGGTTTTGAGAGTGTGGAAGTTGTTCCTTCCTTATTTGTCTTCATGGGGAACTTCTCTTCTCATCCATGTAACCTTGCGTTTCATGCTTATTCAACCCTCAG GTCACAGTTTGGAAAGCTAGGGCAACTAATTGCTGCCCATCCACGGCTAACAGAGCACAGTAAATTCCTGTTTATTCCAGGTCCTGATGATGCAG GCCCTTCAACAGTTCTGCCTAGGCGTGCTCTACCGAAATATTTGACAGAGGAGCTCCAAAATCACATACCAAATGCCATATTCTCAAGCAATCCCTGCAG GGTCAAGTTCTATACTCAAGAAATTGTATTTTTCCGCCAGGATATGCTGTATAGAATGCGTCGATCATGTTTAATGCCACCTTCTATGGAAGAAACTGATGATCCTTTTCAGCAT CTTGTGGCTACCATGACCCATCAGTCTCATCTCTGTCCACTCCCTCTAACTGTACAACCAATCATCTGGAACTATGACCACTGCCTTTATCTTTATCCAACTCCGCACACG ATTGTCTTGGGAGACAGAAGTCAGCAGAAGGCATTCAAGTACACAGGAATCACTTGTTTCAACACTGGTTCCTTCTCAATTGACAGCACTTTCGTGGCATACCGGCCTTGCTCTCAGGAAGTTGAATTGTCAGCCTTGTAA